From one Amycolatopsis sp. FDAARGOS 1241 genomic stretch:
- a CDS encoding CocE/NonD family hydrolase, with the protein MGTRALAALPYEIIEDENVEIPVSDGIRLAARIWRPAGSESLPVPGILEYIPYRKRDLTSVRDSIHHPYLAGHGYACVRVDIRGTGESEGVLVDEYLESEQRDAEDVLQWLADQPWCSGVTGMMGISWGGFAALQVAARKPPSLRAIVISSFTDDRFADDMHYMGGCLLSDNVAESGTMFSDSTLPPDPALVGERWERMWRERLEGCSLWAEQWLRHQRRDEYWRHASVSEDYRDVQVPVLASSGWADGYSNAVTRLMAHLDVPRLGLIGPWSHKYPHLGEPGPAIGYLQEVVRWWDHWLKDADNGVLDGPMVRTWLQESVPPSTSYEDRPGRWVGETRWPSPHVRPSEHALAPHRIARPGERVPDEVLPVSSPLSVGQFSGKWASYSAPPDLPYDQREEDGGSLVFDTDVLTERCEILGAPRVRLALSADRPVAMVAARLSDVAPDGRATRVTYGLLNLTHRDGHEEPRPMEPGEVCEVEFELNGVAQAFPAGHRIRLSLSTSYWPLAWPPPEPVTLSVHTGRSVLTLPVRPVAESDEVADNPFGEPEGTAPLGTTQLTPPEQRWEVSRDLVAYHSALDIVKNSGTVRYDDIDLTVARDVHERYTWVADDFCSPVAETTWDVTFERGEWSARSETSTRVSCTPTEFVIDARLDAYTGGRRIVSRNWHRRVPRDLL; encoded by the coding sequence ATGGGTACTCGCGCGCTCGCAGCACTGCCGTATGAGATCATCGAGGACGAGAACGTGGAGATCCCCGTGTCGGACGGGATCCGGCTGGCGGCGCGGATCTGGCGGCCGGCCGGGTCGGAGTCACTGCCGGTACCCGGGATCCTGGAGTACATCCCGTACCGCAAACGCGACCTCACCTCGGTGCGTGACTCGATCCACCACCCCTACCTCGCCGGCCACGGCTACGCGTGCGTCCGCGTCGACATCCGCGGCACCGGCGAATCCGAAGGGGTGCTGGTGGACGAGTACCTCGAGTCCGAGCAACGCGACGCCGAAGACGTGCTGCAGTGGCTGGCGGATCAGCCGTGGTGCAGCGGAGTCACCGGCATGATGGGCATCTCCTGGGGCGGGTTCGCCGCGCTGCAGGTGGCCGCGCGCAAGCCGCCGAGCCTGCGCGCGATCGTGATCTCCTCGTTCACCGACGACCGTTTCGCCGACGACATGCACTACATGGGCGGCTGCCTGCTTTCGGACAACGTCGCCGAGTCCGGCACGATGTTCTCCGATTCGACGCTGCCGCCGGATCCCGCGCTGGTGGGGGAGCGCTGGGAGCGGATGTGGCGCGAGCGGCTCGAGGGCTGCAGCCTGTGGGCCGAGCAGTGGCTGCGCCACCAGCGCCGCGACGAGTACTGGCGCCACGCGTCGGTGTCGGAGGACTACCGCGACGTCCAGGTGCCCGTGCTGGCCTCCAGCGGCTGGGCCGACGGCTACTCGAACGCCGTCACGCGCCTGATGGCCCACCTCGACGTGCCGCGGCTCGGCTTGATCGGCCCGTGGTCGCACAAGTACCCGCACCTCGGCGAGCCGGGGCCGGCGATCGGTTACCTGCAGGAAGTGGTGCGCTGGTGGGACCACTGGCTCAAGGATGCGGACAACGGCGTGCTGGACGGACCGATGGTGCGGACGTGGCTGCAGGAAAGCGTGCCGCCGTCGACGTCGTATGAGGACCGGCCCGGGCGGTGGGTCGGGGAGACGCGGTGGCCGTCGCCGCATGTGCGCCCGTCGGAGCACGCGCTGGCGCCGCACCGCATCGCACGGCCGGGCGAGCGCGTGCCGGACGAGGTGCTGCCGGTGTCGTCCCCTCTGTCGGTGGGACAGTTCTCGGGGAAGTGGGCTTCCTACAGCGCCCCGCCGGACCTGCCGTACGACCAGCGCGAGGAGGACGGCGGTTCGCTGGTGTTCGACACGGACGTGCTGACCGAGCGCTGCGAAATCCTCGGCGCGCCTCGGGTGCGCCTGGCGCTGTCGGCGGACCGGCCGGTGGCGATGGTGGCCGCGCGCCTGTCCGATGTGGCCCCCGACGGGCGGGCCACCCGGGTCACCTACGGACTGTTGAACCTCACCCACCGCGACGGCCACGAAGAACCCCGGCCGATGGAGCCGGGCGAGGTGTGCGAAGTGGAGTTCGAGCTGAACGGCGTCGCCCAGGCTTTCCCGGCCGGGCACCGGATCCGGCTTTCACTGTCCACTTCGTACTGGCCGCTGGCGTGGCCGCCGCCGGAGCCGGTGACCTTGTCTGTCCACACCGGACGAAGTGTGCTCACCCTGCCGGTCCGGCCGGTGGCCGAATCCGACGAAGTGGCGGACAACCCCTTCGGTGAGCCGGAAGGCACGGCGCCCCTGGGGACGACGCAGCTGACGCCACCGGAGCAGCGGTGGGAGGTGTCGCGGGACCTGGTCGCATACCACTCCGCGCTGGACATCGTGAAGAACTCCGGCACGGTGCGGTACGACGACATCGACCTCACCGTCGCCCGCGACGTGCACGAGCGCTACACGTGGGTCGCCGACGACTTCTGCTCGCCGGTGGCCGAGACGACGTGGGACGTCACCTTCGAGCGGGGTGAGTGGTCGGCGCGCAGCGAGACGAGCACCCGGGTTTCGTGCACTCCCACGGAGTTCGTGATCGACGCGCGACTGGACGCCTACACCGGCGGCCGCCGGATCGTGTCCCGCAACTGGCACCGGAGGGTGCCCCGGGATCTGCTGTGA
- a CDS encoding FUSC family protein: protein MDFTAPLVRRLGRAAGARMLSARWAVVQTAVAVSASWFLTHDLLGHPQPFFAPIAAAVSLSASDVLRGQRAVQLMTGVALGIAIGTVVQAVAGTGALAFALAALVAMYAALAVGGGMFGQGLMFVNQTTASAVLILALHKPGSGTERLVDALIGGGVVVVIGVLLLPADPDRLLREATQRLFTGLRDALTDLAGQLAENRPRRTGDEPAAWELEVGQRIHGDLAALAQARKTARHVVFIAPRRRPRRDRVRRAAAQSERLTLQANAVLSLVRITGAALAAGEHLPPPFHDAVTALAEACGALAGVGGADSARAAADRALCLLEPLGDTAAGFGGAAIHAARAGARDLLAAVRPVEAGIRGR from the coding sequence ATGGACTTCACCGCGCCGCTCGTACGCCGGCTGGGCCGCGCCGCCGGCGCACGGATGCTCTCGGCCCGGTGGGCGGTCGTGCAGACGGCCGTCGCGGTCAGCGCGTCGTGGTTCCTCACCCACGACCTGCTGGGCCACCCCCAGCCGTTCTTCGCGCCGATCGCCGCGGCGGTGTCGCTGTCGGCGAGCGACGTGCTGCGCGGGCAACGTGCCGTCCAGCTGATGACGGGCGTGGCGCTGGGCATCGCCATCGGCACCGTGGTACAGGCCGTCGCCGGAACCGGGGCCCTCGCGTTCGCCCTCGCGGCGCTCGTGGCGATGTACGCGGCGCTGGCCGTCGGCGGCGGGATGTTCGGCCAGGGCCTCATGTTCGTCAACCAGACGACGGCGTCGGCCGTGCTCATCCTCGCGCTGCACAAACCCGGCTCGGGCACCGAGCGCCTCGTCGACGCCCTCATCGGCGGCGGGGTGGTCGTGGTGATCGGCGTCCTGCTGCTGCCGGCCGATCCGGACCGCCTGCTGCGCGAGGCCACGCAACGGCTCTTCACCGGATTGCGCGACGCCCTCACCGACCTCGCCGGCCAGCTCGCCGAAAACCGGCCCCGCCGCACCGGCGACGAGCCGGCCGCCTGGGAACTCGAAGTCGGCCAGCGCATCCACGGTGACCTGGCCGCGCTGGCCCAGGCGCGCAAGACCGCGCGGCACGTCGTGTTCATCGCGCCGCGCCGACGGCCGCGGCGTGACCGGGTCCGCCGAGCCGCGGCCCAGAGCGAACGGCTGACCTTGCAGGCCAACGCCGTGCTCAGCCTCGTCCGGATCACCGGCGCCGCGCTGGCCGCCGGCGAACACCTTCCCCCGCCCTTCCACGACGCGGTCACCGCGCTGGCCGAGGCCTGCGGCGCACTGGCCGGAGTGGGCGGTGCCGACTCCGCGCGGGCCGCGGCCGACCGGGCTCTGTGCTTGCTCGAACCGCTGGGCGACACCGCTGCAGGCTTCGGCGGTGCGGCGATCCACGCGGCGCGGGCGGGTGCCCG